From Caretta caretta isolate rCarCar2 chromosome 3, rCarCar1.hap1, whole genome shotgun sequence, a single genomic window includes:
- the AKAP12 gene encoding A-kinase anchor protein 12 isoform X1, translated as MLQEKELLQKNGQISNINGIVEEQVELNLQPGELNGQQRESVVTDVGQREPANVIVKEELAENMEAMPPESTNKDGVEDGQKDVQEANEQLPPEEEKVEELEQPSESQSNDVGFKKVFKFVGFKFTVKKDKTEKSEPVQLLTVKKEEEEVAANGAGDHKEVKIETVEEATESEVTHPAEKIEEPKSEERKDESLPEKVAESPSEEAEGNKEVEGKKEPSKSSESPTNGLVNETASPLRKFFTQGWAGFRKKTSFRKPKEDEQQAPEKEKEEQEREVAEITVEASEKEKTEKEKEEQEREVAEIPVEASEKEKTEKEKEEQEREVAEIPVETSLKEEVVIPSEQSLPQETTESVNKESELSFEEKVDLSPEEKPKPVKECKISLEEKVEIHFEEKSELPAPMTMEIFDEKLEKSKGRSKEEYEPVAPKTAEVFGEKIEKSEPKAPLATEIFDEKLETEEEVHVSTTEEKEVKIEQMPSSASEQSVEGDGELQKIQPTEEQIQAKETVCIVVDDHIKQTEPSAEDAAACKPLDGITTEVELLSSQERAKVQGSPLKKLFTGTGLKKLSGKKHKGKREETKPGEQAEQIQHLADSPESPEEQKAESSASSPEESTEPPSVEKAIDATRLTETEGVISDVERKRECVTPWASFKKMVTPKKRVRRPSESDKEEEIDKAKSATLSSTESAVSENQEETKVNGEEQKLEKSIEEPKRKVDTSVSWEALICVGSSKKRARKSSSSDEEVGQRLAQEGQKIDEVGQSKETAPDMILTSSQESDQGQGSSSPEQAGSPSEGEGVSTWESFKRLVTPRRKSKTKMEERTEESVLVSSIEHSTSDGEPGKEETWVSLKKLIPGRRKKKSDGKPEQACVEEAGEEMTETNEEDSDVPAVVPLSEYEAAEQEKIEAQQATQAEAIRVESLDEKRAEKLEDTLIIEQSNEGLVHAVTVTVVEGERAVTSIEERSPSWISATVTESIEQEKDDEEQTEQIFETEVVVEKTVVVTKTLPELRKDISDDTIVSELELTSEALTALEEATEVSCGEEATEVSLAEETTEMVSAVSQLTESPDTTEEVTPVQELEGTEQNLEELNKQTQDILEEVVERVKLSDEVQMISERTVTVIQSVQKIGSEMKDEANEVTVICKETVLVEQSLKKEEPKEADIQHMESAGSVQGRNEADESVLQEVSEMSEKCAVMKEHTEEAKSLDRLADESQWQETEQAFIERHEETSEVERILEKCKLKEEEFYSGVTITTNAEHEVKAEYVTVVKQQEISTEGAKVNLIEIIPGEITDEDAPEVDGSESETHEAKLELSQEFKQVVDMVPNLESKCMKVTVTEAPLQSEAEDAMLTLESKHSEATAAQSPIPSEGTDIPVQSEREHAREALEPRSTEALVDEAPVQSGVTEAPVKKEVQDAVLILESECTEAVAAEAPVQSDVTEASVQSEGQDAMLSLESKGTEATVQREVTEATMQSEVEGIATEGVMQSEVTEAPVKKEMEDAVLILESECTEAVSSEAPMQRDVTEAAVQSGVEDAAHIVEKECTEALASEVQDAVLLLESECTETIAAEATVQSEVTEEATVQNEVEDIAPAATVQNEVHDSMLTLESKCTEITALETTMKSEGTEIPMQSEMEDALLSLESKCTDAVVTGAAVQSGVTEAPVKREVEDAALTLESEHTEAVAAEAPMQNDVEDAPSKLESEYPGAVVNGAPLQSPKELPVYEKGDKEEPMEAKQILLLPATSSNDNQREETKFELMMEVEKDLFESGKLELASGDKLYLTPVQQEILAVQLEDTGSPIPSVESSEAQKASVPVTAAAIEEQIIAETVTSMESSAETLKPLAAVPEKLFSDLDQDITIAHSGFEAAGGKSEETATMSVSEMTAAIVNGMTEAATSCTQPDLVKKDYVDDATQSECREEAEKKIVSQDKKSPSLTHVEFEKDIVQSVTVESQSTKIVLKIIQTAVDKLERTEEPAAVCMASESQQQIESADGSQKGINISEVQESVQAHQQLLVKGEKTIEGKEQEFQQPSTVKHTILTQSAEKQATLEQTEDVPLISDLSKEGEIQDSGKIVAVPEGVSSESLGAQKSAIDMSVSEDLSKETRTDQPKLKEKEAGQTVATQEKYMIQQTHIERKEDKHSQPVEDMKRHTEEDVNNQEYASCGSPQSKSELTKS; from the coding sequence ttgGACAAAGAGAACCTGCGAATGTGATTGTAAAAGAAGAGCTAGCTGAAAACATGGAAGCCATGCCACCAGAATCAACTAATAAGGATGGTGTGGAAGATGGACAGAAAGATGTTCAAGAAGCTAATGAACAGTTGCCACCAGAGGAAGAAAAAGTAGAAGAGCTAGAACAGCCCAGTGAATCTCAGTCTAATGATGTCGGAtttaaaaaagtctttaaatTTGTTGGTTTCAAGTTTACTGTTAAAAAAGATAAGACTGAAAAGTCTGAACCTGTTCAGCTATTGACtgtaaaaaaagaggaagaagaagtgGCAGCAAATGGAGCTGGAGATCATAAAGAAGTCAAGATAGAAACAGTGGAGGAAGCAACAGAAAGTGAAGTGACCCACCCTGCAGAAAAAATTGAAGAACCAAAAAGTGAGGAAAGGAAAGATGAATCTCTTCCTGAAAAGGTAGCAGAAAGCCCAAGTGAGGAAGCTGAAGGAAACAAAGAggtagaaggaaaaaaagaacctAGCAAGTCATCAGAGTCTCCAACAAATGGATTAGTTAATGAAACCGCATCACCACTAAGAAAATTCTTTACTCAGGGTTGGGCTGGGTTTAGGAAAAAGACAAGTTTTAGGAAACCTAAAGAGGATGAGCAGCAGGCTcctgagaaagaaaaggaagagcaaGAAAGGGAAGTGGCAGAGATCACAGTAGAAGCAAGTGAGAAGGAGAAaactgagaaagaaaaggaagagcaaGAAAGGGAAGTGGCAGAGATCCCAGTAGAAGCAAGTGAGAAGGAGAAaactgagaaagaaaaggaagagcaaGAAAGGGAAGTGGCAGAGATCCCAGTAGAAACAAGTTTGAAGGAGGAAGTTGTTATTCCTTCTGAACAGTCACTTCCACAAGAGACCACTGAAAGTGTAAACAAGGAATCTGAACTGTCCTTTGAAGAAAAAGTAGACCTATCTCCTGAAGAAAAACCAAAACCAGTGAAAGAATGTAAAATATCCTTAGAAGAAAAAGTTGAAATACACTTTGAAGAGAAATCTGAACTACCAGCTCCCATGACCATGGAAATATTTgatgaaaaattagaaaaatctAAAGGCAGATCTAAAGAAGAATATGAACCTGTAGCTCCAAAGACAGCAGAAGTATTTGGTGAAAAAATTGAGAAATCTGAACCAAAAGCTCCACTGGCAACTGAAATCTTTGATGAAAAGTTAGAGACAGAGGAAGAAGTTCATGTTAGCACTACAGAAGAGAAAGAGGTAAAGATAGAACAGATGCCCTCCTCAGCTTCTGAACAATCAGTTGAAGGAGATGGTGAGCTACAAAAAATTCAACCCACTGAGGAACAAATACAAGCCAAAGAAACAGTATGCATAGTAGTAGACGACCACATCAAGCAAACAGAACCAAGCGCTGAAGATGCAGCTGCATGTAAGCCTCTAGACGGCATCACAACTGAGGTTGAACTGTTGTCATCACAAGAAAGAGCCAAAGTGCAAGGCAGCCCCTTAAAGAAACTTTTTACAGGAACTGGCTTAAAGAAGCTTTCTGGAAAGAAACAtaaaggaaagagagaagaaacTAAGCCAGGGGAACAAGCAGAACAAATTCAACATTTAGCTGATTCCCCAGAAAGTCCAGAAGAACAAAAGGCAGAGAGCTCTGCCTCTTCACCTGAAGAATCAACAGAGCCTCCTTCTGTGGAGAAAGCCATAGATGCAACGCGGCTCACTGAAACTGAAGGAGTAATTTCAGATGTAGAGAGGAAAAGAGAGTGTGTAACTCCTTGGGCATCATTTAAAAAGATGGTGACTCCCAAGAAACGTGTCAGAAGGCCTTCTGAAAGtgacaaagaagaagaaattgaTAAGGCAAAGAGTGCTACCTTGTCTTCTACTGAAAGTGCAGTCTCCGAAAATCAGGAAGAAACTAAAGTAAATGGTGAGGAGCAGAAGCTAGAAAAAAGCATAGAAGAGCCAAAACGAAAGGTTGATACTTCTGTATCATGGGAAGCCTTAATTTGTGTAGGCTCCTCTAAGAAAAGAGCTAGGAAATCGTCGTCTTCTGATGAGGAAGTAGGACAGAGACTTGCTCAAGAAGGCCAAAAAATAGATGAAGTTGGCCAAAGCAAAGAAACTGCACCAGACATGATCCTAACTAGTTCCCAAGAAAGTGATCAAGGACAAGGAAGTTCCTCACCAGAACAAGCTGGGAGTCCATCTGAAGGAGAGGGTGTTTCAACCTGGGAATCATTTAAAAGGCTAGTCACTCCAAGAAGAAAATCCAAAACCAAAATGGAAGAAAGAACTGAAGAATCTGTGTTAGTTTCCAGCATAGAACATTCTACATCAGATGGTGAACCTGGAAAAGAAGAAACAtgggtttcattaaaaaaattaatacctGGTCGTCGGAAGAAAAAGTCAGATGGGAAGCCAGAACAAGCTTGTGTTGAGGAAGCTGGAGAAGAGATGACAGAAACCAATGAAGAAGACTCTGATGTTCCAGCTGTTGTTCCTTTATCTGAGTACGAAGCAGCTGAACAAGAGAAAATTGAGGCCCAACAAGCAACACAAGCTGAGGCAATAAGGGTAGAAAGTTTAGATGAAAAGAGAGCTGAAAAATTAGAAGATACCTTAATTATTGAACAATCTAATGAAGGACTGGTTCATGCAGTTACTGTGACTGTtgtagagggagagagagcagtTACCAGTATTGAAGAAAGGTCACCATCTTGGATATCTGCTACTGTGACAGAGTCCATTGAACAGGAAAAAGATGATGAAGAACAAACTGAGCAGATATTTGAAACTGAAGTTGTTGTAGAAAAGACAGTGGTGGTTACTAAAACTTTGCCAGAGTTGAGAAAGGATATTAGTGATGATACTATAGTAAGTGAGCTGGAGTTAACCTCAGAAGCATTGACAGCACTGGAAGAGGCAACAGAAGTTTCCTGTGGTGAAGAAGCCACAGAAGTATCCCTTGCAGAGGAAACGACTGAGATGGTTTCTGCTGTGTCACAGTTAACTGAATCCCCAGATACTACAGAAgaagttacacctgtgcaagagCTAGAAGGGACTGAGCAAAATTTAGAagaattaaataaacaaacacaggACATTCTAGAGGAAGTTGTAGAAAGAGTGAAGCTATCAGATGAAGTACAGATGATTAGTGAAAGAACTGTAACAGTCATTCAGTCAGTGCAGAAAATTGGATCTGAAATGAAAGACGAAGCTAATGAAGTTACAGTCATATGCAAAGAAACTGTGTTGGTTGAACAGTCCTTAAAGAAAGAAGAACCTAAAGAGGCTGACATTCAACATATGGAAAGTGCAGGAAGTGTTCAAGGTAGAAATGAAGCTGACGAAAGTGTTCTACAGGAAGTGTCAGAGATGAGTGAAAAGTGTGCAGTGATGAAGGAACACACAGAAGAAGCGAAAAGTCTGGATAGATTGGCAGATGAAAGTCAGTGGCAAGAAACTGAACAAGCATTTATAGAAAGACATGAAGAAACATCTGAAGTAGAAAGGATTCTAGAGAAATGTAAATTGAAAGAGGAGGAATTTTACAGTGGTGTCACAATAACTACCAATGCAGAACATGAAGTGAAAGCTGAGTATGTTACAGTAGTAAAACAACAAGAAATTTCAACTGAAGGGGCCAAAGTGAATTTAATAGAAATAATTCCAGGTGAAATCACAGATGAAGATGCTCCGGAAGTGGATGGATCTGAAAGTGAAACACATGAAGCAAAGCTTGAGCTGTCCCAGGAATTTAAGCAAGTGGTGGACATGGTGCCTAACTTAGAATCAAAATGCATGAAAGTAACTGTAACAGAAGCCCCTTTGCAGAGTGAGGCAGAAGATGCCATGCTCACTTTGGAATCAAAACATTCAGAAGCAACTGCAGCTCAGTCCCCCATACCAAGTGAGGGGACTGACATCCCAGTGCAGAGTGAAAGGGAACATGCCAGGGAGGCCTTAGAACCAAGAAGCACAGAAGCCCTTGTAGATGAGGCCCCTGTGCAGAGTGGGGTAACTGAGGCTCCTGTGAAGAAAGAGGTGCAAGATGCTGTGCTTATCTTAGAATCAGAATGCACTGAAGCAGTTGCAGCTGAAGCTCCAGTGCAGAGTGATGTGACTGAGGCTTCTGTGCAAAGTGAGGGGCAAGATGCTATGCTTAGCTTGGAATCAAAGGGCACTGAGGCCACTGTACAGAGGGAGGTGACTGAGGCCACCATGCAGAGTGAGGTGGAAGGAATTGCTACTGAGGGGGTGATGCAGAGTGAGGTAACTGAGGCTCCTGTGAAGAAAGAGATGGAAGATGCTGTGCTTATCTTAGAATCAGAATGCACTGAAGCAGTTTCATCTGAGGCTCCAATGCAGAGGGATGTGACTGAGGCCGCTGTGCAGAGTGGGGTGGAAGATGCCGCGCATATTGTAGAAAAAGAATGCACAGAAGCACTGGCAAGTGAGGTGCAAGATGCCGTGCTTCTCTTGGAATCAGAATGCACAGAAACAATTGCTGCTGAGGCCACTGTGCAGAGTGAGGTAACTGAGGAGGCCACAGTGCAGAATGAGGTGGAAGATATTGCCCCTGCGGCCACAGTGCAGAACGAGGTGCACGATTCCATGCTTACCTTAGAATCAAAATGCACAGAAATCACTGCTCTAGAGACCACCATGAAGAGCGAGGGAACTGAGATTCCTATGCAGAGTGAGATGGAAGATGCCCTGCTTTCCTTAGAATCAAAATGCACAGACGCAGTTGTAACTGGGGCTGCCGTGCAGagtggggtaactgaggcaccTGTGAAGAGAGAGGTAGAAGATGCTGCGCTTACCTTAGAATCAGAACACACTGAAGCAGTTGCAGCTGAGGCTCCCATGCAGAATGATGTAGAAGATGCCCCATCTAAATTAGAATCAGAATACCCGGGGGCAGTTGTAAATGGGGCCCCTCTACAGAGTCCTAAAGAACTGCCTGTATATGAAAAGGGAGATAAAGAGGAGCCCATGGAAGCAAAACAAATACTTCTGCTGCCTGCTACAAGTTCAAATGACAATCAGCGAGAGGAAACCAAGTTTGAGCTAATGATGGAAGTTGAAAAAGATTTGTTTGAATCTGGAAAATTGGAACTTGCAAGTGGGGATAAACTTTATTTGACTCCAGTGCAGCAAGAGATTTTAGCTGTGCAGCTGGAAGATACTGGCTCACCCATTCCTAGTGTTGAAAGCTCAGAGGCTCAGAAAGCATCTGTGCCTGTAACAGCTGCAGCAATTGAAGAACAAATCATTGCAGAAACTGTAACATCTATGGAAAGCTCAGCTGAAACTTTGAAGCCTTTAGCAGCAGTGCCTGAAAAACTGTTTTCTGATCTAGACCAAGATATTACCATTGCTCATTCAGGATTTGAGGCTGCGGGCGGTAAGAGTGAAGAAACTGCAACAATGTCAGTATCAGAGATGACCGCTGCAATCGTGAATGGAATGACTGAGGCAGCAACAAGCTGTACACAACCTGATTTGGTCAAAAAAGATTACGTGGATGATGCAACACAGTCAGAGTGTAGGGAAGAAGCTGAGAAAAAAATAGTTTCTCAAGATAAAAAAAGCCCATCTCTAACCCACGTAGAATTCGAAAAAGATATTGTTCAGTCTGTCACTGTAGAATCTCAGAGTAcaaaaattgtattaaaaatcATTCAGACTGCTGTTGACAAACTTGAGAGAACAGAAGAGCCAGCTGCTGTGTGCATGGCATCTGAATCACAGCAGCAGATTGAATCAGCAGATGGAAGTCAAAAAGGTATAAATATATCTGAAGTTCAGGAAAGTGTACAGGCTCATCAGCAGCTTCTTGTAAAAGGTGAAAAGACAATAGAGGGTAAAGAACAAGAGTTCCAGCAACCAAGTACAGTCAAACATACTATTTTAACACAGTCTGCAGAGAAACAAGCTACTCTAGAACAAACTGAAGATGTGCCATTAATTTCTGATTTGTCAAAAGAAGGAGAAATTCAGGATTCAGGAAAGATTGTAGCTGTCCCTGAAGGTGTTTCAAGTGAAAGTTTAGGGGCTCAAAAATCAGCGATAGATATGAGTGTTTCAGAAGACTTATCCAAAGAGACAAGAACAGACCAACCAAAGCTAAAGGAAAAAGAAGCTGGGCAGACTGTGGCCACCCAAGAGAAATATATGATTCAGCAAACACATATAGAAAGGAAGGAAGACAAACATAGCCAACCAGTGGAAGACATGAAGAGACACACAGAGGAAGATGTAAATAATCAAGAATATGCATCTTGTGGGAGTCCACAATCAAAGTCAGAGCTCACCAAATCTTGA